GCAGATTTTGTTCGTGGGTACCCATTTAGCCTGCGTAGTGGGGTTACGTGTGCTCTGTCATGTGGACTCTGGCTTAATTTAGCCGACTTAGATGCTCCTACACAAGCCCTGAAGCCAGCGCAGAGGAATTCTCGATATGTTGATGCTGTTATGACCATTCCATCTAGGGCCATGATGCCCATCAGTGGAATCAACATTGCTTTTGATCGTGGGGCCGTGGGGCCGGCTTTATTGCCAGCTTTGAAGTTGGCTGGGGAAGGAAATCTTAGATGGGAAACAATGGAAGATATTTGGAGTGGAATGTGTGTTAAGGTTGTGTGCGATCACCTTGGTCTTGGTGTGAAAAGTGGGCTACCGTATGTGTGGAGAAAAGACAGAGGGAGTGCGATAGAGAGCTTGAAAAAAGAGTGGGAAGGGGTAAAGCTGACGGAGGAAATTGTCCCGTTCTTTCAGCAAGTTAGGCTGCCACAAACAGCAGCGACAACAGAAGACTGCATCCTTGAGATGGCAACAACAGTGAAGCAACAGTTAGGACCATCAGATCCCGTTTTCACTCGTGCTGCTGAAGCCATGGTTGAATGGGTCAAGCTGTGGAAGGCAGTTGGGTCTGGTTCCTCTCCTTTGTAGAAAAGGGTAGTTTTGATGGTTATATTTCTAGTTCCGATTACTGTGTTTGCTTGCAACTTATGCCCTATAAAATCACTCTGATTTTGTGAGGTAGGGATAAAAGATGTTAACTAtatttatggtttgttttaattttgtgtttgagGGGCGCCGTTATGACAATCTTGCCTCTTAccatataatttaaacaaaagtgGCAGAAAGCAAGTGAGCAAGCAATCGCTTTTGAGCTGTGACATGTGACTTTAAGGGGGTTGCTTTTAAATCACTTCCTATCACGGAGCAGGATTTAAAAGGGTGGTCCAGACTCCGGAGTGATGATTTAgtaattgtgatttaaaatatttttttatttagaaatgtattaaaataatatttttaaaaaattatttttaatattaatatattaaaataatttaaaaatatttaaaaaattaattaaaaaaatttaattttaagtaacATATTAGTggtgaaatgaaaatgaagaattCTACTTTATccactcttatttttttgtcaaaatttcttttttcttgaagtgATTCTTGTTgattatagttataaaactcaatCAGGAAGTTAACCCAGTTAAAAGATCAGGTTCTAGGTTTTATGGGTTAACCTGCATGAATGAAGGATATTTATGAGCAAtctctttaaataaaacaaaatataaccCCTGCACATGTTATACTTTTACCTTTGTTGCTATCAATGTTCTTCTTCACTTGTAACTAGCCATTTCaaaaagtaacaataaaaaaagagagacaaatcAAAGAGAGATATGACGTGCTTGTTacaaatagagagagaaaaataaacaaagatcaTTCATGAGAACTACCAATCACTTGATAGGGGTACTCAATACCCATCCCAGGAGGTGGTATATGGCTAAGTAGTACAGCCAACAACACAGATTGTTTGAAATTCTTATAGTGGCCATTGATAGTAATTGGGATCTCAATCATGGTCATTTCTTTAGCTGGTTTCATTGGCGCTTGCTACTGAGACACTTTCTTGATATGGGTTTTACCTATTTGTTATGTTCATCATCATCGCCGCACTTTTAAGGTTCATCATCTTTGCCTCTATTGTCACCGATAAAGGGTTGGGCAACCCAGTCTTGAATCATGTGTATTCTAGCTATTATCTACAAGATTGTTCAGGGTGGTTAAAGGACCGAGTAGCTAGTGATAGCTACTGGCACAAGATTAGCTCTTGTACACGAGATTCTAAGATTTGTGGTAAGATGGGGAGAAGTATTAATGGCGTTCCTGAGACTGAGATTGTAGATATGTCCAGCCATAACTTCcctcatctctctctctgtcaTCCCCTGGTCTTTTGGCCAAAACTAAAAAgccccttcttctttttcccaaGTATACATAGAAACAacatttgaaaaggaaaaaaaattcatcaggtCTTGTTCGGGTTCGTTCGGATCTCCCAGGTCATGGGTCGACTAGGTTTTGTCGGGTTTTTGCAACAACTGATCTTTTAATAAACCCGAACCGATCCAGCCCATGGGTCGATCGAGTCCTAAGTCGACATGCCGGGTC
This genomic stretch from Populus alba chromosome 19, ASM523922v2, whole genome shotgun sequence harbors:
- the LOC118038723 gene encoding probable UDP-arabinopyranose mutase 5 isoform X1, whose translation is MSLANIKDSEVDIVIGALHSDLTSFMNEWRPIFSRFHLIIVKDPDLKEELRIPEGFNIDVYSKSHIDRVVGSSSSIVFSGYSCRYFGFLVSRKKYIVSIDDDCIPAKDSKGFLVDAVAQHLANLATPATPFFFNTLYDPYREGADFVRGYPFSLRSGVTCALSCGLWLNLADLDAPTQALKPAQRNSRYVDAVMTIPSRAMMPISGINIAFDRGAVGPALLPALKLAGEGNLRWETMEDIWSGMCVKVVCDHLGLGVKSGLPYVWRKDRGSAIESLKKEWEGVKLTEEIVPFFQQVRLPQTAATTEDCILEMATTVKQQLGPSDPVFTRAAEAMVEWVKLWKAVGSGSSPL